One genomic segment of Streptomyces sp. NBC_00239 includes these proteins:
- a CDS encoding SWF or SNF family helicase — translation MSGGYDAEDQAEDGARDAGERGERHEAGRGSRRGGAEQVRTFAALPPARGRGFALTWWGRAWLRALEDSALDGEQLRKGRRYARAGVVGAVSVRPGRLTAVVSDTDGTAHRTDVLVQRFARAEWNRFLDLAAAESGHIAALLDREMPPVLAEDAAAAGIELLPGMGDLDPRCDCGEWDHCAHTAALCYQLARLLDQDPMLLLLLRGLGEREVLDELQDRNAASGAAARRAGGGSGGSDTAGADGAGAAASCAEGCRSGGSCANGTCASGSGVDGVRASGAGASGPRADAAGVDAAEAFGAREMLPPLPPPPALPDGPGQPPLLDTETEPGDGLDPGAVEFLAEAAAVEAHRLLARALAPGHAEQPPPRSGAAPLPSPYRDRDRELGFDSGRDRELEFDSGRDREGEREGERPRDRYRDEERDQALHADLMRLAAVAADVRVLSRLAAASGRDRAGLGRAVRAWRYGGPAAVAVLEEAWQPTGEAAARARAALDTAWDEGTDGMDSDGMDGADSGGTDGMDSDGTDSGGNRGDGVGTEAYAGSGGTGASGGSGGSGGRPVLEADGNRWTLAGGAAQLRLGRDGRWWPYRRDGAHWEAAGPSETDPAAALSALDTGESEEPW, via the coding sequence GTGAGCGGTGGGTACGACGCCGAAGACCAGGCTGAGGACGGGGCCCGGGACGCGGGCGAGCGCGGGGAGCGGCACGAGGCCGGGCGCGGGAGTCGGCGTGGCGGGGCGGAACAGGTGCGGACGTTCGCGGCGCTGCCGCCCGCCCGCGGGCGCGGATTCGCGCTGACGTGGTGGGGCCGGGCGTGGCTGCGGGCGCTGGAGGACAGCGCGCTCGACGGCGAGCAACTGCGGAAGGGCCGCCGGTACGCGCGCGCCGGCGTGGTCGGCGCGGTGTCGGTGCGGCCGGGCCGGCTGACGGCGGTCGTGAGCGACACGGACGGCACCGCGCACCGCACGGACGTGCTGGTGCAGCGTTTCGCGAGGGCCGAGTGGAACCGGTTCCTGGACCTCGCGGCCGCCGAGTCGGGGCACATCGCCGCGCTGCTCGACCGGGAGATGCCGCCGGTACTGGCGGAGGACGCGGCGGCGGCCGGGATCGAACTGCTGCCCGGCATGGGCGATCTGGACCCCCGGTGCGACTGCGGGGAGTGGGACCACTGCGCGCACACGGCAGCCCTGTGCTACCAGCTGGCACGCCTCCTGGACCAGGACCCGATGCTGCTGCTCCTGCTGCGCGGGCTCGGGGAACGCGAGGTGCTGGACGAACTCCAGGACCGGAACGCGGCATCGGGCGCGGCCGCACGGCGGGCCGGCGGAGGCTCGGGCGGCTCCGATACGGCGGGCGCGGACGGGGCGGGCGCGGCCGCGTCTTGTGCGGAGGGGTGCCGCTCGGGCGGGTCTTGCGCGAACGGGACTTGCGCGAGCGGGTCGGGGGTGGACGGGGTACGTGCGAGCGGCGCTGGGGCGAGCGGGCCGCGTGCGGACGCCGCGGGGGTGGATGCGGCGGAGGCCTTCGGCGCCCGGGAGATGCTGCCGCCGCTGCCGCCTCCCCCGGCGCTGCCCGACGGTCCGGGGCAGCCGCCGCTGCTCGACACGGAGACCGAGCCGGGCGACGGCCTCGACCCGGGCGCGGTGGAGTTCCTCGCGGAGGCGGCGGCCGTGGAGGCCCACCGGCTGCTCGCCCGGGCCCTGGCACCGGGCCACGCGGAACAGCCGCCTCCGCGGTCCGGGGCGGCGCCGCTCCCGAGCCCGTACCGGGACCGGGACCGGGAGCTGGGGTTCGACTCCGGCCGGGACCGGGAGCTGGAGTTCGACTCCGGCCGGGACCGGGAGGGAGAGCGGGAAGGGGAGCGACCGCGGGACCGGTACCGGGACGAGGAGCGCGATCAGGCCCTCCACGCCGACCTGATGCGGCTGGCCGCCGTGGCGGCCGATGTGCGGGTGCTGTCCCGGCTGGCCGCCGCGAGCGGGCGCGACCGGGCCGGTCTGGGCCGGGCGGTACGCGCCTGGCGGTACGGGGGCCCGGCCGCGGTGGCCGTACTGGAGGAGGCGTGGCAGCCCACCGGCGAGGCCGCGGCCCGGGCGCGGGCCGCACTGGACACGGCATGGGACGAAGGCACGGACGGCATGGATTCCGACGGCATGGACGGCGCGGATTCCGGCGGCACGGACGGCATGGATTCGGACGGCACGGATTCGGGCGGGAACCGTGGCGACGGAGTCGGTACGGAGGCCTACGCCGGAAGTGGCGGGACTGGCGCGAGTGGTGGGAGTGGCGGGAGCGGCGGGCGCCCGGTTCTCGAAGCGGACGGGAACCGGTGGACGTTGGCGGGCGGTGCCGCTCAGCTCCGGCTGGGGCGGGACGGGCGCTGGTGGCCGTACCGCCGGGACGGCGCGCATTGGGAGGCGGCCGGTCCGAGCGAGACCGATCCGGCGGCGGCCCTGTCCGCCCTCGACACCGGCGAGTCCGAGGAACCCTGGTAG